The following proteins are encoded in a genomic region of Sorangiineae bacterium MSr12523:
- a CDS encoding nucleotidyltransferase family protein: MHRMHRMHRDVAERAAIWSQHEHARRVLERVLRACEADGIRALPVKGILTARWLYDDPSERRIQDIDLRVTPRDFARLEALGHREGFPILEVSRASRNIVFDVDGMMVEFEAHIGPRGLCNLPIETMLSRASVHEAPFGFSHLQPDMHDHALLLVVNVYKDKIVGAAEWALRDLELLPLSAGFDPARLAALATEHGVAALTWLVADWLAERGAPRWEEVRTRLANAPRHGYRRAVRALMHDHGVLFKPAPHLLLRILARAASDQRKKQLEALGFTVAWSLEKRIRAFMQDQTS, from the coding sequence ATGCACCGTATGCACCGTATGCACCGTGACGTCGCCGAGCGCGCGGCCATCTGGTCGCAGCACGAACACGCCCGCCGCGTGCTCGAACGCGTGTTGCGTGCGTGCGAAGCCGACGGCATCCGAGCCCTACCGGTGAAGGGCATCCTCACGGCGCGCTGGCTTTACGACGACCCAAGCGAGCGCCGGATCCAGGACATCGACCTGCGTGTCACCCCGCGCGACTTCGCCCGCCTCGAGGCGCTCGGCCACCGCGAAGGCTTCCCCATTCTCGAAGTATCGCGCGCTTCGCGCAATATCGTCTTCGACGTCGACGGCATGATGGTCGAATTCGAAGCGCATATTGGACCGCGCGGCTTATGCAATTTGCCAATCGAAACCATGTTGTCTCGGGCCAGTGTGCACGAAGCGCCCTTCGGCTTTTCGCATTTGCAACCCGACATGCACGACCACGCGTTGCTCTTGGTCGTGAATGTCTACAAGGACAAAATCGTAGGCGCCGCCGAATGGGCCCTTCGCGATCTGGAGCTACTGCCCCTGAGCGCGGGCTTCGACCCCGCGCGCCTCGCTGCGCTGGCCACCGAACATGGGGTGGCCGCCCTCACCTGGCTCGTCGCAGATTGGCTCGCCGAACGGGGCGCGCCACGCTGGGAGGAGGTGCGCACTCGCCTCGCGAACGCACCGCGACATGGATACAGACGAGCGGTTCGGGCTTTGATGCACGACCATGGCGTCTTATTCAAACCTGCCCCCCATTTGCTGCTTCGCATACTGGCCCGGGCCGCATCGGATCAGCGGAAAAAGCAGCTCGAGGCGCTCGGATTCACCGTTGCGTGGTCACTCGAAAAGCGAATCCGCGCGTTCATGCAGGACCAGACTAGCTAG